A window from Alkalicoccobacillus plakortidis encodes these proteins:
- a CDS encoding HNH endonuclease produces the protein MAKMNEGRCELCLREDVERTVHHLTPRQKGGAHLDTAMLCMPCHKQIHALYSNSELAIRLSSIKQLQEDEAVRRFLKWIRKQPSKTIPKTRKSK, from the coding sequence ATGGCAAAAATGAACGAGGGTAGGTGTGAGCTTTGTTTACGTGAGGATGTTGAGAGAACGGTTCATCATTTAACACCTAGGCAAAAGGGTGGCGCGCATCTTGATACAGCGATGTTATGTATGCCGTGTCATAAGCAAATCCATGCTTTATATAGTAATTCAGAGCTTGCCATTAGACTTTCAAGTATTAAGCAACTACAAGAGGACGAAGCGGTGCGACGGTTTTTAAAATGGATTCGAAAACAGCCATCAAAAACCATTCCTAAAACGAGAAAATCAAAATAG
- the comGD gene encoding competence type IV pilus minor pilin ComGD: MNENGYTLIETLITLSLLSVLTLLPILTFSNFREHHEANYVSWQLKEDYLLAQHTAMARGESVSLRSTSSSYHIRLLNGSKYLERQFSTADMLITPISLTGNYVSFNRNGNPRYAGTILLRTHKREFIYVLHLGKGRIRYSEI; the protein is encoded by the coding sequence ATGAACGAAAATGGCTACACATTGATCGAAACACTGATCACTTTATCACTCCTCTCTGTCTTAACCCTACTTCCGATATTAACCTTCTCAAACTTCCGTGAACATCATGAAGCAAATTACGTATCTTGGCAACTTAAAGAAGATTATTTGTTAGCCCAACATACAGCTATGGCAAGAGGAGAATCGGTTAGTTTGAGGAGCACCTCAAGTTCTTATCACATTAGGCTTTTGAATGGCTCTAAATATCTTGAAAGACAGTTCTCCACAGCCGATATGTTGATTACACCCATTTCACTAACGGGCAATTATGTCTCATTTAATCGGAATGGGAATCCGAGATATGCAGGCACGATTCTCTTACGCACTCACAAAAGGGAGTTTATTTATGTTCTCCACTTAGGGAAGGGGAGAATTCGCTATTCAGAAATATAA
- a CDS encoding DUF2759 family protein → MFLAIVFLIITILAVIGGIREMKRMNLFAVGFSFVTVVVFGFFSVMTLYSLITTGEGAPVTTH, encoded by the coding sequence TTGTTTCTGGCTATTGTATTTTTAATCATCACCATTCTTGCTGTCATTGGTGGCATTCGTGAAATGAAACGAATGAACTTATTTGCAGTAGGCTTTTCGTTTGTTACTGTTGTCGTCTTTGGATTCTTCTCCGTTATGACGTTGTATTCACTCATAACAACCGGTGAAGGAGCCCCTGTTACTACACACTAA
- the gcvT gene encoding glycine cleavage system aminomethyltransferase GcvT, producing MADLKRTPLFELYQEHNAKTIDFGGWDLPVQFSSIKAEHEAVRTQAGLFDVSHMGEFEVEGVGSLAFLQKLLTNDLSKLVDGQAIYTAMCYENGGTVDDLLVYRKADEQYLVVVNASNIEKDWDWMVQYKPESVSMNNISDDTALLAIQGPLAENILQKLTDEDLADIRPFRFKDNSTVAGVKALVSRTGYTGEDGFELYVKSADAPSLWGQLLTEGAEDGLVPTGLGARDTLRFEAKLALYGQELTKDISPLEAGIGFAVKVNKEDPFIGQDALKRQKEEGLSRKLVGIEMLDKGIPRAGYEVFVDGESIGFVTTGTQSPTLKKNVGLALLDINHTELGTKVEVQVRKKRIAAIVVATPFYKRPRS from the coding sequence ATGGCTGACTTAAAACGAACACCTTTATTTGAGTTGTATCAGGAACACAATGCAAAAACGATTGACTTTGGAGGCTGGGATTTACCTGTTCAGTTTAGTAGTATCAAAGCTGAACACGAGGCTGTGCGTACTCAAGCCGGTTTATTTGATGTATCACATATGGGTGAGTTTGAAGTTGAAGGAGTTGGATCACTGGCTTTTTTGCAGAAGCTTCTAACAAATGATCTCTCGAAGCTTGTTGATGGTCAGGCGATTTACACGGCGATGTGTTATGAAAATGGTGGTACAGTAGATGATTTGCTAGTCTACAGAAAAGCAGATGAACAATATTTGGTTGTTGTTAATGCGTCCAACATAGAAAAAGATTGGGATTGGATGGTTCAGTATAAGCCGGAATCAGTCTCTATGAACAATATTTCAGATGACACAGCACTATTGGCGATTCAAGGGCCACTTGCAGAAAACATTCTTCAGAAACTAACAGATGAGGATCTTGCAGACATCCGTCCATTTCGTTTTAAAGATAATAGTACAGTGGCAGGAGTAAAAGCGTTAGTTTCCCGAACAGGTTATACAGGGGAAGATGGCTTTGAGCTTTATGTGAAATCAGCGGATGCACCGTCATTATGGGGTCAGCTTCTTACAGAAGGTGCGGAAGATGGACTTGTTCCTACTGGACTTGGTGCGCGCGATACATTGCGCTTTGAAGCAAAGCTAGCATTATACGGACAAGAGCTTACAAAAGACATTTCACCACTTGAAGCAGGTATTGGATTTGCTGTGAAGGTGAACAAAGAGGATCCGTTCATTGGACAAGATGCTCTTAAGCGGCAGAAGGAAGAGGGGCTCTCTCGTAAGCTTGTTGGAATTGAAATGCTAGATAAGGGTATTCCACGTGCGGGTTATGAAGTGTTTGTAGACGGAGAGTCGATTGGCTTTGTAACAACCGGAACGCAATCACCAACGTTGAAGAAAAATGTTGGACTTGCCTTACTTGATATAAACCATACAGAACTTGGAACAAAAGTAGAAGTTCAAGTCCGTAAAAAACGTATTGCAGCTATTGTAGTAGCCACTCCATTTTACAAACGACCACGTTCATAG
- the comGB gene encoding competence type IV pilus assembly protein ComGB: protein MDLILFRKKTNKLELAKRLIRIGQLLKQGYSMEAALSFIALHVNEQAQEQLKNVQLDLQNGVRIHEAFLHLELPADILSFIYFYEEQGEVAEGLIQAGIVFEGREKTKVQIHKLLRYPLVLGLAGIMVLVIVQQFIVPHFQKLFVSMDSNPPVLTAFFFGFLENLPLLVLVLLVIIIGLYIYYRTKIKPLSAHVKINKLLKNRILSGFTRRILTYYFSLQLGRLLEGGMSIQNALSVFEQQTHLPFFQHEAVLMKAELQQGESLDQMLLNRAYFSKDLSFVVENGNRTGYMASDLQNYSQILFADLEESLKKCLALLQPVFFIGMGGFIFVVFLSVMLPMFEMIGALR, encoded by the coding sequence GTGGACCTGATCTTATTCCGTAAAAAAACGAATAAACTAGAGCTAGCGAAACGATTGATTCGAATTGGTCAATTACTTAAACAGGGATATTCCATGGAGGCGGCTCTTTCATTTATCGCACTGCATGTAAATGAACAAGCTCAAGAGCAATTAAAAAATGTGCAATTAGATTTACAAAACGGAGTGCGCATTCATGAAGCCTTTTTGCATTTAGAGCTACCCGCAGATATTCTGTCATTCATTTATTTTTATGAGGAGCAAGGAGAAGTAGCTGAGGGATTAATCCAAGCAGGTATTGTGTTTGAGGGCAGAGAAAAGACAAAAGTTCAAATTCATAAGCTATTAAGGTATCCGCTCGTATTAGGCTTGGCAGGAATCATGGTCTTAGTTATCGTGCAACAATTTATCGTGCCGCATTTTCAAAAGCTATTTGTGTCAATGGATAGTAATCCTCCAGTATTAACAGCGTTTTTCTTCGGTTTTTTAGAAAACCTTCCTTTGTTAGTCCTCGTTTTGTTGGTGATCATAATTGGTTTATATATCTACTATCGAACAAAAATAAAACCTCTTTCAGCGCATGTGAAAATAAATAAGTTACTAAAAAATAGGATTCTCTCCGGTTTTACTCGCCGCATTCTTACGTATTATTTTTCGCTGCAGTTAGGTAGATTGCTTGAGGGAGGTATGTCGATACAAAACGCCTTGTCAGTATTTGAGCAGCAAACTCATCTTCCCTTTTTTCAGCATGAAGCAGTTTTAATGAAAGCTGAGTTGCAACAAGGGGAATCGCTTGATCAGATGCTTTTAAACCGTGCTTATTTTTCTAAAGATTTATCCTTTGTTGTAGAGAATGGCAATCGTACGGGGTATATGGCTTCAGATTTGCAAAATTACAGTCAGATTTTATTTGCAGATTTAGAGGAATCCTTAAAAAAATGTTTGGCACTTTTGCAGCCTGTATTTTTTATTGGCATGGGTGGGTTTATCTTCGTTGTTTTTTTATCCGTCATGCTTCCGATGTTTGAAATGATAGGGGCTTTAAGGTAA
- the comGF gene encoding competence type IV pilus minor pilin ComGF: MLKNKRGYTLLEALIAFSITMLIVSLVPLAFKTIMWSPFSGYESSLELNVFLNQLSVDVRESGDMVVDKNKVTLMINNEEVRYEIISGSIRRFVQGRGYVPMLHSVQSFSCSVEESRLSCDTVLQNGLSAQRSMSSMFSKVADLS, encoded by the coding sequence ATGCTAAAAAATAAACGCGGTTATACGCTTCTAGAAGCACTAATTGCGTTCAGTATCACGATGCTAATCGTCAGCCTTGTTCCATTAGCATTTAAGACCATCATGTGGTCTCCGTTTTCTGGATATGAATCAAGTCTTGAATTGAATGTGTTCCTAAATCAGTTATCTGTTGATGTTCGTGAATCAGGAGATATGGTTGTGGATAAGAATAAGGTAACACTAATGATTAATAATGAAGAGGTACGCTACGAAATAATCTCAGGTTCCATTCGACGTTTTGTACAAGGTAGGGGATATGTACCGATGCTTCATTCTGTTCAATCCTTCTCTTGTTCAGTGGAGGAGAGCCGATTAAGCTGTGACACTGTTTTGCAAAATGGATTATCGGCTCAACGTTCAATGAGTAGTATGTTCAGCAAAGTGGCTGATTTATCATGA
- a CDS encoding YqzE family protein, with translation MSLQDLVKFITQQAVIQMDKPTTIRKEERKRRKSDKGTLSFRAFGVVPMAIGWFFKRNKQ, from the coding sequence ATGTCGTTACAAGATTTAGTCAAATTTATTACGCAGCAAGCTGTGATTCAAATGGATAAACCGACAACCATCAGAAAAGAAGAACGGAAGCGGAGGAAATCTGACAAAGGCACATTATCGTTTCGGGCATTTGGTGTTGTGCCAATGGCAATCGGTTGGTTTTTCAAACGAAATAAACAGTAA
- a CDS encoding pentapeptide repeat-containing protein, protein MDNETARNIRGNLTADCSKCFGLCCTALTIVASSDFPINKQAGTPCMNLQSDYSCQIHSQLRDKGFKGCTVFDCLGAGQVVSQVTFNGESWRENPDIGKKMFRVFPIMEQIHEIIAYVAEALSYDIPIDLADKLGKQLTELQALTKLDADNLLSLDLVMYRFSSNELLTLASDFVRRKTINKMPGVRKIKEFDHQRANWMGKKLKGKDLRATDFRGAYLIAADMRNTDLRAVDFIGADLRDVNFCGADLSTGMFLTQMQINSAKGNVKTTLPSHIHRPSHWIN, encoded by the coding sequence ATGGATAATGAGACAGCCAGAAATATTAGAGGGAATTTAACGGCTGATTGTTCGAAGTGCTTTGGACTTTGTTGCACAGCGCTTACTATTGTAGCATCAAGTGATTTTCCGATTAACAAACAAGCAGGTACTCCTTGTATGAATTTGCAATCCGATTACAGTTGCCAAATTCATAGTCAGTTAAGGGATAAAGGTTTCAAAGGCTGTACAGTATTTGATTGTTTGGGTGCGGGACAAGTCGTTTCTCAAGTTACTTTTAACGGTGAGAGTTGGCGAGAAAACCCTGACATTGGGAAGAAAATGTTTCGAGTGTTTCCCATCATGGAGCAAATTCATGAAATAATTGCTTACGTGGCAGAAGCTCTGTCTTACGATATACCGATTGATTTAGCTGACAAGTTGGGAAAACAGTTAACGGAATTGCAGGCTTTAACGAAGTTAGATGCAGATAATTTATTGTCACTTGATCTAGTAATGTACCGATTTTCTTCAAACGAGCTGCTTACTTTAGCAAGTGATTTTGTTAGGAGAAAAACAATTAATAAAATGCCTGGTGTTAGAAAAATTAAAGAATTTGACCATCAGAGAGCTAATTGGATGGGGAAAAAGTTAAAGGGAAAAGATTTAAGAGCAACTGATTTTAGGGGAGCCTATTTGATTGCCGCGGACATGAGAAATACGGATTTAAGAGCAGTCGATTTTATTGGTGCGGATTTGCGAGATGTTAATTTCTGTGGTGCTGATCTGTCAACTGGCATGTTTTTGACCCAAATGCAAATTAATTCAGCTAAAGGTAATGTAAAGACAACATTGCCTTCTCATATACATCGACCTTCTCATTGGATCAACTAA
- a CDS encoding YqhG family protein, giving the protein MNQSEVRNYVERYFSANDCPTVERKPNYMTVQLSVEMDKLLMNRPFYWHYLEKTGGIPNPLTMTLITDHQTNNDLKGEYIHFGSPRLHQLFQSTTSLGSYIRMYENVTVHSGQSIPLQPWININAKVSFQCDRKKDVLLSLGLNLIHGQIVSDFHLKMMQTPLTPKLPDYCFTLASLIKPASGLIRLQKMVQTFANNEPDDWAIRARERWKQDLELLESFYEEYEEKPESYELEKQALKEQYEPRIEVEIINGGLFFLQKQVFTETNGHPAH; this is encoded by the coding sequence ATGAATCAATCCGAAGTTCGTAACTATGTGGAGAGGTACTTTTCAGCAAATGACTGCCCTACTGTGGAAAGAAAACCAAATTATATGACCGTACAATTATCTGTTGAAATGGATAAATTATTAATGAATCGTCCTTTCTATTGGCATTATTTAGAGAAGACTGGTGGCATACCTAATCCATTGACAATGACGTTGATAACGGATCATCAAACAAACAATGATCTAAAAGGGGAATATATACACTTTGGTTCGCCACGGCTTCATCAACTATTTCAATCGACTACGTCTCTAGGTTCGTATATCCGTATGTATGAGAATGTGACTGTTCATTCAGGACAGTCCATTCCTTTACAGCCTTGGATTAATATAAATGCAAAGGTGTCCTTTCAATGTGACCGAAAAAAAGATGTTCTTTTATCATTAGGACTAAACCTGATACACGGTCAAATCGTTAGTGATTTTCATTTAAAAATGATGCAAACACCACTTACGCCAAAGTTACCTGACTACTGTTTTACACTTGCTTCACTCATTAAGCCAGCTAGTGGGTTAATTAGGCTACAAAAGATGGTCCAGACATTTGCAAACAATGAACCTGATGATTGGGCAATACGAGCAAGAGAACGATGGAAGCAGGATCTGGAACTATTGGAGAGCTTTTATGAAGAATACGAGGAAAAACCTGAAAGCTATGAGCTGGAGAAGCAAGCACTCAAAGAACAATATGAACCGCGAATTGAAGTGGAGATCATTAATGGCGGGCTTTTCTTTTTACAAAAACAAGTTTTCACCGAAACAAATGGACATCCCGCTCACTAG
- a CDS encoding PepSY domain-containing protein, protein MKKPIVFTLAGALAIGGTSVAFASTGNQIAEAEPALTLQASTNPITEQDAVAKAEDFLGGVVTDIEKDTDDGVVYYEVEVKLDGQEFDLDILEESGQIIDVDGNLLGTDAANGAAINQEDAETAAKEAVHLDDVIKTELEIENGQYVYEVEFNVNGEGEDVKVNGETGEILSIDDDFAIDIPQSGDLISADDAKTLAITEVGENAKVTDIELDTDDRVSVYELELVLDGAEYDVEIDAVTKEILKSERD, encoded by the coding sequence ATGAAAAAACCAATTGTATTTACATTAGCAGGAGCATTAGCCATCGGAGGAACATCAGTAGCATTTGCATCTACAGGTAATCAAATTGCAGAAGCAGAACCAGCTTTAACATTACAAGCTTCAACTAATCCAATTACCGAGCAAGATGCAGTAGCCAAAGCAGAAGATTTTCTTGGTGGTGTAGTAACAGATATAGAAAAAGATACAGATGACGGTGTTGTCTACTATGAAGTTGAAGTTAAACTCGACGGACAAGAATTTGATCTAGATATTCTTGAGGAAAGCGGTCAGATCATCGATGTTGATGGTAATCTTTTAGGAACAGATGCCGCTAATGGAGCTGCCATTAACCAAGAAGACGCAGAAACCGCAGCAAAAGAAGCTGTACATTTGGATGATGTCATTAAGACTGAACTAGAGATTGAAAATGGACAGTATGTTTATGAAGTTGAGTTTAATGTGAACGGTGAAGGCGAAGATGTAAAAGTCAATGGCGAAACAGGTGAGATCCTCTCAATCGATGACGACTTTGCTATTGATATCCCACAATCCGGTGATCTGATCTCAGCAGATGATGCAAAAACACTAGCAATAACTGAAGTTGGTGAAAATGCCAAAGTAACCGATATTGAATTAGATACAGACGATCGTGTTTCTGTTTATGAATTAGAATTAGTGCTAGATGGTGCTGAATATGATGTTGAAATCGACGCTGTAACAAAAGAGATTTTAAAAAGTGAAAGAGATTAA
- the comGA gene encoding competence type IV pilus ATPase ComGA gives MYEIDKESSRLIEDAINKQGTDIHFIPQKDYCFVYYRIHGEMEEQRRMTHHLAERMISHFKYMSGMDIGERRKPQSMAMTIQSQEGLYSLRLSTLPTLNMESLAIRLLPQKKLQTLQDLPLIQTQSTKLQEVTQLRNGLILVCGPTSSGKTTTLYAMAEEIIQEQTRSLITIEDPVERSLESIVQLEVNHRAGLTFETGLRAILRHDPDVILVGEIRDKQTAALAIRAALTGHLVLASIHTTDAFQAILRFQEYGLSKVEFAEVCKMIVAQRLVKTYLDQQSAIYEYLEGPLLTSAILTSTRPVYYQLTRSAKKAWALGFISETMVKRMEEWT, from the coding sequence TTGTACGAGATTGACAAAGAAAGTTCACGTTTAATAGAAGATGCGATCAACAAGCAAGGTACAGACATTCATTTTATTCCTCAAAAAGACTACTGTTTTGTCTATTATCGAATTCATGGTGAGATGGAAGAACAGAGACGTATGACTCACCATTTGGCCGAGCGAATGATAAGTCACTTTAAGTACATGTCTGGAATGGATATTGGCGAACGTCGTAAACCACAAAGTATGGCAATGACCATCCAATCTCAGGAAGGTCTATATTCTCTCAGGCTATCTACGTTACCAACGCTTAACATGGAAAGTTTAGCAATTCGCTTATTACCTCAAAAAAAACTCCAAACTCTACAAGACTTACCCCTTATTCAAACTCAATCCACTAAACTACAAGAAGTAACACAGCTTCGTAACGGGCTTATTTTAGTTTGTGGTCCTACAAGCTCAGGTAAAACAACCACCTTATACGCAATGGCAGAAGAAATTATCCAAGAGCAAACGAGGTCACTTATTACTATTGAGGATCCAGTTGAGCGCTCATTAGAATCTATTGTGCAATTAGAAGTGAACCACCGAGCAGGACTTACGTTTGAAACCGGTCTTCGTGCAATCTTACGACATGATCCAGATGTGATCCTTGTTGGTGAAATTCGAGATAAACAAACTGCAGCATTGGCGATTCGAGCTGCATTAACAGGGCACTTAGTTCTAGCAAGCATCCATACTACAGATGCATTTCAAGCGATCTTGCGTTTTCAAGAATATGGGCTTTCAAAAGTGGAATTTGCCGAGGTGTGTAAAATGATAGTGGCGCAACGATTGGTAAAAACGTATTTGGACCAACAAAGCGCTATTTATGAATATCTAGAAGGTCCTCTATTAACTTCGGCTATTTTGACTAGTACACGCCCAGTCTATTACCAATTAACACGATCGGCTAAAAAAGCGTGGGCTCTTGGTTTTATTTCAGAGACAATGGTCAAAAGAATGGAGGAGTGGACCTGA
- the comGE gene encoding competence type IV pilus minor pilin ComGE has translation MQKYNGFTLIEVMLSLFLLSVLAMFILPVYIKVQQERVVIKQQQEALLILEDYVLDYIHTGNLQELNHSLYNLERTELPDNSTQFCLNWKGASLKNQKSCLYAKK, from the coding sequence ATTCAGAAATATAACGGCTTTACATTAATAGAGGTTATGCTGTCCTTATTTCTTCTATCGGTGTTAGCTATGTTTATCCTGCCTGTGTATATAAAAGTCCAACAGGAACGAGTTGTGATTAAGCAGCAGCAAGAGGCACTGCTTATTCTTGAAGATTATGTTCTCGATTATATTCACACGGGCAACCTTCAGGAATTGAATCACTCGTTGTATAACTTGGAGAGAACAGAACTACCTGATAACTCCACACAATTTTGTCTAAACTGGAAAGGAGCGAGTTTGAAAAATCAAAAAAGTTGTCTTTATGCTAAAAAATAA
- a CDS encoding DUF2626 domain-containing protein has translation MERMYRVLAFWTGIFAVLFFAGDMYEMALLFFAQTAILLALSYLYLSERVYIYIFGAYLTIFFVGFTYYSTFVLVPSFGGH, from the coding sequence ATGGAACGGATGTATCGTGTGCTCGCTTTTTGGACAGGGATATTTGCTGTATTGTTTTTTGCTGGAGATATGTACGAAATGGCTTTGCTTTTCTTCGCACAAACAGCAATCCTGCTTGCTTTAAGTTATTTGTATTTATCTGAGCGAGTGTATATCTACATATTTGGCGCGTATCTAACCATCTTTTTTGTCGGATTTACGTATTATTCAACGTTTGTACTTGTACCAAGCTTTGGTGGACACTAA
- a CDS encoding DEAD/DEAH box helicase: protein MTVPIHFDDSWRTEFLQRLDSDGQWASLENYCLAYEAHQHQKVSDFHGLLAPAHLPQLEPFPHQLEVAKTVIEEMNGKAILADEVGLGKTIEAGLILKEYMIRGLAKKILILVPASLVSQWAVELNSKFYIPAIPQKKSYVWEQCDVVVASIDTAKRQPHRDLVLAQSYDLVVIDEAHKLKNPNTKNYEFIRSLKKKFCLLLTATPVQNKLEEIFNLVSLLKPGHLGDLTSFEKEFRSNGRSPRNDEKLRALVNKVMVRNRREETGIKWTKRIVETVPITFSQQERALYDAISELGTNHFALLTLKREICSSREATFMTLKNIIEKAEAEGRDNQEAIALLEQAAKVEHHAKAEKALELIKGIDGKVIIFTEYRATQLYLQWFLKQNGITSVPFRGGFKRGKKDWMRELFKNHAQVLIATEAGGEGINLQFCSHIINYDLPWNPMRIEQRIGRIHRLGQLKDVHIYNFAVQDTVEQKILELLYDKINLFEKVIGQLDEILTRIHLPNVDEYVKDVILHSDSDGEVKLKLSHLANIMNDAAQADSEEEDYNESIRSS, encoded by the coding sequence GTGACTGTTCCTATACATTTTGACGATTCATGGCGCACAGAATTTCTTCAACGACTTGATTCAGATGGTCAATGGGCAAGCTTGGAAAATTATTGTTTAGCCTATGAAGCCCATCAACACCAAAAAGTTTCTGATTTCCATGGCTTGTTGGCTCCTGCCCACTTACCACAGCTTGAACCTTTTCCACATCAATTAGAAGTAGCAAAAACGGTCATTGAAGAAATGAACGGAAAAGCCATATTAGCTGATGAAGTTGGTCTAGGTAAAACCATTGAAGCTGGTTTGATTCTCAAAGAATATATGATTCGTGGTCTAGCAAAAAAAATCTTAATCCTAGTTCCTGCTTCCCTTGTTTCACAGTGGGCGGTTGAACTAAATAGCAAATTCTATATCCCTGCTATTCCGCAAAAGAAATCGTATGTATGGGAACAGTGTGATGTCGTTGTAGCTTCGATTGATACTGCTAAACGTCAGCCACACCGTGACCTTGTCCTTGCACAATCATATGATCTCGTTGTCATTGATGAAGCACACAAGCTTAAAAATCCAAACACAAAAAACTATGAATTCATTCGTAGCTTAAAAAAGAAGTTCTGTTTGCTCCTAACAGCGACACCTGTACAAAATAAACTAGAGGAAATCTTTAATCTTGTTTCTCTATTAAAACCAGGACATCTAGGTGACCTAACAAGCTTCGAAAAAGAATTCCGTTCTAATGGTCGCTCACCACGTAATGACGAAAAACTTCGTGCACTTGTTAACAAAGTGATGGTGCGAAACCGCCGTGAAGAGACGGGTATTAAGTGGACAAAACGTATTGTGGAAACGGTACCGATCACGTTTAGTCAGCAGGAACGAGCGCTATATGATGCGATCTCTGAACTTGGAACAAATCACTTTGCACTACTTACACTAAAACGAGAGATTTGCTCAAGCCGAGAAGCGACTTTTATGACTTTAAAAAATATCATTGAAAAAGCCGAAGCCGAAGGGCGAGACAATCAAGAGGCCATAGCTCTACTTGAACAAGCAGCCAAGGTAGAACATCACGCCAAGGCTGAAAAAGCATTAGAATTAATCAAAGGCATTGACGGGAAAGTCATTATCTTCACTGAATACCGGGCCACACAATTGTATCTACAATGGTTTCTTAAACAAAATGGAATTACGTCGGTTCCTTTTCGTGGAGGGTTTAAGCGGGGTAAAAAAGACTGGATGCGTGAGTTATTCAAAAATCACGCGCAGGTACTAATTGCAACAGAAGCTGGTGGCGAAGGAATTAACCTTCAATTCTGCAGTCACATTATCAACTACGATCTTCCTTGGAATCCAATGAGAATTGAACAACGGATCGGTCGAATCCACCGACTTGGTCAATTAAAAGATGTTCATATTTATAATTTTGCAGTTCAAGATACAGTAGAACAAAAAATTCTCGAGTTACTTTATGATAAAATCAATCTTTTTGAGAAGGTCATAGGACAACTAGACGAGATTCTGACACGTATCCACCTACCGAATGTAGACGAGTATGTAAAAGACGTGATTCTTCATTCAGACTCGGATGGCGAAGTGAAACTAAAGCTATCTCATCTTGCAAATATTATGAATGATGCGGCCCAAGCAGATTCCGAAGAGGAGGATTATAATGAATCAATCCGAAGTTCGTAA
- the comGG gene encoding competence type IV pilus minor pilin ComGG, protein MRNQHGFAYPLTLIIVAILTLSCLYTIQLYEVEKRFVLEQEKLLQLDNLVQMGIIDYIKQSEKSEGIEERHYEVGSITFTTRKQTDEVVRVELHSKVGPHHKRWSIIHYNLNTDSMIYFQDMN, encoded by the coding sequence ATGAGAAATCAGCATGGCTTTGCCTATCCATTAACCTTAATTATAGTGGCTATACTAACATTATCCTGTCTGTACACCATACAGCTGTATGAAGTTGAAAAACGATTTGTGCTTGAGCAAGAAAAGTTACTGCAACTAGACAATTTAGTCCAAATGGGAATTATCGATTATATAAAGCAATCTGAAAAGAGTGAAGGAATAGAAGAGCGACATTATGAAGTTGGATCTATTACCTTTACGACAAGGAAACAAACTGATGAGGTTGTTCGAGTGGAGTTACATTCAAAAGTTGGTCCTCATCACAAAAGATGGTCAATTATTCATTACAATCTTAATACTGACTCAATGATTTACTTTCAGGATATGAATTGA
- the comGC gene encoding competence type IV pilus major pilin ComGC produces the protein MKRYLRSQKGFTLVEMLVVLMIISILLLIAIPNMTKNNEVAGEKGCDATKKLLLGQVSVYEMEEGNAPTSVSDLVEAGYADTATCPNGETLELDDLVFERSS, from the coding sequence TTGAAAAGATACCTACGTTCTCAAAAAGGGTTTACCCTCGTCGAAATGCTTGTTGTACTTATGATCATTTCGATACTTCTGTTAATTGCGATCCCCAATATGACAAAAAACAACGAAGTCGCAGGTGAAAAAGGCTGCGATGCTACAAAGAAACTTCTTCTGGGCCAAGTGTCCGTTTACGAAATGGAAGAAGGTAATGCACCTACTTCTGTCTCAGATTTAGTGGAAGCCGGGTATGCCGATACAGCAACTTGCCCAAATGGAGAGACGTTAGAATTGGATGATCTTGTTTTTGAACGATCCTCATGA